The sequence below is a genomic window from Harmonia axyridis chromosome 1, icHarAxyr1.1, whole genome shotgun sequence.
ttagtgCCTCCGGTCTGGCGCATTCTCAATTAATTGGTAATTGTTCTGTCAGTTCTGTGGTCATCATAATGTGAGAGTTTGACAACAGACAGAAaagtaataaacaaaaattatcGGTAAATAATATCAAGCGGTATTCACAAATGATGTcacttttgatatttttaagcATTTTTTCTTCTGTTATCTAATTTCTTTGTAATCATGGTGAGCATAATAAGAAGTACAAATACAAATTCTGGAGTAAGttctaaattttatttatgattattaatatccacgaaaaaaaaattaatataattatcTTTCACCGAAGAACTAATTGAAAATCCTTGTTATCAGGGTGCCACCTTTTTTAGCGATTCTGACATGATGGATAATCGTGAATTGCAACCCATCCTTGAAAATTATGGAACATTTAAACCACTTAAAACTGTACCAGCGTTTTCCATACACCTGCTTTATACCCTTGGATTAGAAATAATGGCAATTACTTATGCTTTTATCCATCCTGATGAAAAAAATAGATGTATGGAATATTTCGTGATTATTTATGCTCATATTGGATTGTGGTTTTTGACTTTAGTGAGTAGTAAATGAGTATTTCCAATATCATATTTAAATGTAAAATGTTCCAACCTGagagtaataataatatatagatGGAGTATATGCAAAGTTTAAGTATCCGCAAACActaagaaaattttctttcaattaaACCTGTTAATTGAGTCAAATATCGTATCACAAGTTGGGGGACAATAATcccttactgaaaatgacgtatgctcccttacctatgtttattactctgagttcaCTAAGACATACACTGTTACCTTTGTACTTGTTTTATTTAGCAAAAAGTCGACTCATCTTGAATTGATAGTTAACATGGAATAATGTTGTTTTTTTGTGTAATCAGCAGCATTTCTTTAATGGGTATCAACGTTCTCTTTCAGTTGGTGGATCAAATAGCTCGTATGAAGCACTTCAATTTGCGAATTAATGGATACCTAGATTTTTATAATAAGATTCGTATCCAACATAGACTCCCATTTTATGTAGTCAGTTTATGGAATGCTGTTATTATGCTTATCCAGACAGTAATGCAACATTTTTATCCTGATAATTTTGAAGAGGAGTGCTTGAAAGGAGGAATTCTGTCTCCAATAAGTTACCTTTGTGCTTTTATAACTGTGGAGTTTCTTGTGATTGCAGGAGTGAATATTGATTATATAGGTTTGTTGTAATTCTTATATGAATCTACATAATGGGAAGATACTACTGGGAATTGaccaatgaaacaaaaaatatttaataccaATTCATTCTACCTCAAATCAAAACAAACATTTTGTTACAagcattttcaagaaataatttttgtaaccTCTACAAATTATCTTTTGTCTTTGTTTGTGTTGTTATCTCTGGAGTTGATAAATTGATGAGTAAGATTTTATGAAGTGATACTGAGATGTAAGGGGAtcttctatatgattttttgttcTCCATGTTACTGCCCtttgaaatgaaggaaaaattgTGTGGTTATTGAATATTATAtggaacaattcaaaaaaataaaatttggtacTCAGTTAAACCTTATCAATGtcacttttcgaattttttttttaatttcgaaggGGTGGAAAAATCAAATCTACAATATTTCACGTCACAACTTTTTTATGaatcaatatttctcaaaataaacaattgatCCGAAAATACAAATTCACTATGCAACTTTGCGGACTTCTCTTGATAAAATTCTttgattacaaaaaaaaattatattttgtacaTACTCTTTCAACATGAATTCGAAGACTTTAtaatttattgagaaaattAAATAGGGTGCTGTAAAATGTAGCCATATGGATTATTATTAAGTATGTTGATACCAAATGGAATCTTAAAAACAAATGTGatcgtttttcaaatttttataatttctgagtagaaaaaaaatattggaaagaTCCCCTTAATTTTTATAGTACTATCACTTCCTAAAATCTTTTGTATCAATTTAGAAAACCCTGTACAGAAATTCATCATAGAgtaaaatcaattaatttttgttcTATCTATTTTTTGGTAGGGATATTGTAACATTGAATACAGATGAAAAAATCTTGTTCCAAGTGATAATACATTTGCAATGCATAAGTTGACAGAGATTACttcatttaatattttcatcCCTTTTGAAAGTCACAAAACACCTCGGAGGTGATTTGACAAGATGAAGATCTAGGAACAAACTATATGACATGATTTTCATACCCCACATGTGTGAAGACGACAGTAAAGTAAACTTAGCAACAAGAAGAATATAGACAATTTCTTTAAACGGGTTTTTTGAGCCCTGTTAAATGGTCAATTCTTGAAAGAAGCTATACCAATTGTTGCATGTTTCCCCAAAAATCTGGATTAAACTTACATAATATCATTTTTCAGTGAAAGTACGAAGATTCAACATGCAGAGAATGCCACCAGATGTCCAAAAAGAAGAATGGGCCACTGCTTCTAATATTGAAGGTTTAAATCAAGCGGAAATAGGATACAGACAGTTGGGTGataaattttatgattttgttgAGAAACAGGTTGGTAATTCTTGTAGTTAATATTGTTCCTTTTCTTGAAAACACATTATGTCACTAATatatactgaattgaaataatccGATTGTAGTTCAGTTGGCAGCATCATCTATCTGTTCATTGGTTTTTGGATTGCAATAATGATtcaattgaaatgatttttttaggcTGATTTGATAAGACATCTTAAGGAGCATAATGAAAAACTTGGAGAAAAGATAGTCGAACTGAATACACAATTAAGAAATCAAAATTCTGCTCAAAACTCCGAACCATGATTGATGCTCAAgagatgaaattataaaattcact
It includes:
- the LOC123686087 gene encoding transmembrane protein 192, with product MVSIIRSTNTNSGGATFFSDSDMMDNRELQPILENYGTFKPLKTVPAFSIHLLYTLGLEIMAITYAFIHPDEKNRCMEYFVIIYAHIGLWFLTLLVDQIARMKHFNLRINGYLDFYNKIRIQHRLPFYVVSLWNAVIMLIQTVMQHFYPDNFEEECLKGGILSPISYLCAFITVEFLVIAGVNIDYIVKVRRFNMQRMPPDVQKEEWATASNIEGLNQAEIGYRQLGDKFYDFVEKQADLIRHLKEHNEKLGEKIVELNTQLRNQNSAQNSEP